A stretch of DNA from Synechococcus sp. PROS-9-1:
CCACCACCACGGGGCAATGCGCGGTTCGGCAGACTCCGTCGACCAGGTCTCCAAGGAGCCATTTGCGTAGAGGGTCAGGGCGTCCTGCTCCGATCAACAGCAGATCGGCTCCCTCCTCTAAAGCGCTTCGGCTCATGCCCGCAGCGATGTCGTCATCCACGCGCAATAGACAACGGGTGGTTGCAGTAAGGCCCTCTGCGTTGGTTGCCGCCTGATTCAGCCTGGTTCTCGCTGCCGATAGGGCTCGATTTAAGCCACCGCGCGCCTCCTCGAGGCTTGGACTCACCAGTGCGAGGGGCAGGAGTTGTCCGTTGTGTTCGCCCTCTCCCTGGGAGAGTCGGGCAGCCAGCTTCAGCAGGCTCAACTCGGTGTCTGGATTGGCAACTGGTACCAACACTTTCAGGGGGCGGCGTACCACCTCTCCGGGGACCTCCTGATCTTCATCGAGTCCTGTTGTGCCGTATGGGGAGCGCTCATTCGGTTCCATGAGGGCCACGACGGAGCGTGTGGTGAGGGTTGGACCGAGCGTTGCCGTCACAACCATCACGGCAAGAACGGCGTTCAGAACTGTGCTGTCGAGTAAGCCGGCCTGAAATCCAATGAACGCGGTTGCAAGCGTGGCCGCCACCTTGGGCATGGCGAGTGACCACATCAGCAGGATTTGATTGGGGCTGTAGCGGAACCAGCGCCCAGCAATCACTGCAGCAAGTGCCTTGCATCCCAAAGCTCCAGTGAGCATTAGGGCTGTGAACTCAATGTTGCTGATGCTGTCGGCGAGGCTGCCGAGATCGAGCAGCAGTCCCAAATGAATGAAGAAAATGGGGATGAATAAGGCTCCCCCTACAAAGATCACTTGCTCCTTGACCTTGCCTTCTGGAAGGACAGAATTCACTGCGAGCCCAGCCAGAAAAGCGCCCACGATTTTTTCCACCCCTGCAAGTTCAGCGCCGAGGGAGGCCACAAACAAGGTGAGTAACACCGCCAGAAACACCCGGTTTTCATCGATGACGTTGCGCATCCATAGATGCCGCCCAATCATTCGAATGCCCAAGACGACGAGACAAGCAAACACGCTGATGCTGATGAGCAGCGCCGTAAAGCTGCTCGGTGTCAGGTTTCCCTTGCCCAGCCCTAGGGCTACAGCGAGCAATAACAGCGCTGCAATGTCGGTGAAGATCGTGCTTCCAACGCTCACGATCACGGATTCGTCACGCTGAGCTCCGTAACTCCTCACGATCGGATACCCGAGCGGGGTGTGCGTTGCCATCAGGGCTCCTAATAGGAGACTGGGCACTAAGGGGAAGCCAAAGATCTGGCCGATCCCGAACCCTGTTCCAACTCCGAGCACAAAGATCAGGGCCCCAAATGTCACGGAGCGTCTTTTGACCCTGTTGAACTCTTCGAGGTCGATTTCCAGCCCAACTGTGAACAGTAAATAGATGGCTCCGATATCGGAGAGAAGGGTGATCGTTTCACTTTTGGCATCGATCCAATGCAACACATGGGGACCAACCAGGACGCCAGCGGCTAAGAGTCCGACAAGATCAGGAAGCCTTAACCGTCTTGTTAAGGGCGGAATTAAGACGCTGATCGCAACAAGCTGGGCAAAAATGCCCAGTGGATGATGCATCAGGTGGGACAGCGAAGCAGCCATCGGTGAACTCTTGGATGAAACGTTTTGGCGTTAAAGGCTCAGCGCTTCGCCACTGCGTAAGCCAGCTTGAACCCGCCAGAGGTCGGCGTAAGCGCCTGGTTTGTGCAGAAGTTGATCATGGGTGCCCTGTTCCACAATGCGTCCAGCATCCATCACAATGATTTGATCAGCATGTCGCACGGTGCTGAGTCGATGCGCAATAACCAGTGTGGTCCGATTCGCGGTGATGCGCATGAGCGAACGCTGAATCGCGGCCTCTGTTTCATTGTCAACAGCCGCCGTTGCTTCATCGAGGATCAATACGGGTACGTTTTTTAAAATGGCTCTTGCCAGGGCGATTCGTTGGCGTTGACCACCAGACAAACGCTGACCACGTTCCCCTACAACCGTGTCAAATTCTTGAGGTAGGGCTTGAATAAAGGCTAGGGCTTCAGCTTGTTCTGCTGCCCAAATAACGGACGAACTGGATGCTTGTGAAGATCCGTAGGTAATATTTTCGGCGACGCTTCCATGGAAGAGGTACACGTCTTGACTCACGAGGGCAATGCAGCGACGAAGATCTTGCAGATGAAGCGACGCAATCGGGTGGTCGTCAAGAACAATCCTGCCGCTACTAAGCGGATAGAGCCTCAGTAGTAATTTGACCAGTGAACTTTTACCTGAACCTGTAGCACCCACAATGCCAATTGTTTGTCCTGCCTTAACCCTTAGGTTGAACTTGTTGAGCAGTGGTTCGCGATCTTTATAGGAAAAGCAAACGTCTTCATACCTTATTTCTCCTTTGATATCACTTGGGCTGAGGCGAGTGTTACCGCTGGCGATCTGAATCGGTGTGTCGATGAGATCGAGAACGCGTTGTGTGGAGGCCATCGATCGTTGGTAATCATCCAAGGTTCGTCCCAACGTGGTGAGTGGCCAGAGCAGTCGCTGCGTAATGAAAACCAAAAAGCTGTAGGTTCCTACGGCGATGACTCCTTTCCAGGCTTGAATGCCTCCGATCAGAAGAATCGCTAAAAAGGCAAATAAGATCGCAAAGCGAATCAGGGGGATGAAGGCGGCAGAGATTCGAATTGCCTGGC
This window harbors:
- a CDS encoding cation:proton antiporter encodes the protein MAASLSHLMHHPLGIFAQLVAISVLIPPLTRRLRLPDLVGLLAAGVLVGPHVLHWIDAKSETITLLSDIGAIYLLFTVGLEIDLEEFNRVKRRSVTFGALIFVLGVGTGFGIGQIFGFPLVPSLLLGALMATHTPLGYPIVRSYGAQRDESVIVSVGSTIFTDIAALLLLAVALGLGKGNLTPSSFTALLISISVFACLVVLGIRMIGRHLWMRNVIDENRVFLAVLLTLFVASLGAELAGVEKIVGAFLAGLAVNSVLPEGKVKEQVIFVGGALFIPIFFIHLGLLLDLGSLADSISNIEFTALMLTGALGCKALAAVIAGRWFRYSPNQILLMWSLAMPKVAATLATAFIGFQAGLLDSTVLNAVLAVMVVTATLGPTLTTRSVVALMEPNERSPYGTTGLDEDQEVPGEVVRRPLKVLVPVANPDTELSLLKLAARLSQGEGEHNGQLLPLALVSPSLEEARGGLNRALSAARTRLNQAATNAEGLTATTRCLLRVDDDIAAGMSRSALEEGADLLLIGAGRPDPLRKWLLGDLVDGVCRTAHCPVVVANLGRRELNDLNQILVPIKDLSASAREQFELALRLLSTAPDPTSTIISLLHIHDPRFNRHERSWMEQQLMSWCPRNIASHQVQIKLLQGPGIDSKIHWFSKNQDLVILRSQRRRVAGLPIPASDRTSNLVHQLACPALMISDPLT
- a CDS encoding ABC transporter ATP-binding protein: MADPIPHRRIKPGLPRLLNHLQPYKRRVWMAVSCSIINKVFDLLPPVLIGLAVDVVVRQDSSWLAALGATTVPSQLIVLAVLSFLVWTAESLFEYLYGVLWRNLAQTTQHSLRLEAYDHLQKLEMDFFERDSTGRLLTVLGDDIHQLERFLERGANEILQLVTTVLLVGGAMALLAPGVALFAFLPIPIILMGSLNFQRRLAPRYRDVRQRAGDLASRLSNNLGGMLTIKSFATEAWELEQLRTASDAYRQCNRQAIRISAAFIPLIRFAILFAFLAILLIGGIQAWKGVIAVGTYSFLVFITQRLLWPLTTLGRTLDDYQRSMASTQRVLDLIDTPIQIASGNTRLSPSDIKGEIRYEDVCFSYKDREPLLNKFNLRVKAGQTIGIVGATGSGKSSLVKLLLRLYPLSSGRIVLDDHPIASLHLQDLRRCIALVSQDVYLFHGSVAENITYGSSQASSSSVIWAAEQAEALAFIQALPQEFDTVVGERGQRLSGGQRQRIALARAILKNVPVLILDEATAAVDNETEAAIQRSLMRITANRTTLVIAHRLSTVRHADQIIVMDAGRIVEQGTHDQLLHKPGAYADLWRVQAGLRSGEALSL